Part of the Candidatus Eisenbacteria bacterium genome is shown below.
GGTAGCCGCGACGTGCAAGAGGAGGCTTCGGGAGTACGATCATGCGTGAAGAGAAGAAGAAGCGACTCGAAGAGCGCGGATGGCGAGTCGGCACGGCACGTGGGTTCCTCGGCCTCTCCGCAGAGGAGGAGGCTTTGATCGAGCTCAAGCTGCAGCTCGCGGCGAGCCTTCGCCGGCGGCGTCTTCGCCGGCGGCTTAC
Proteins encoded:
- a CDS encoding helix-turn-helix domain-containing protein — encoded protein: MREEKKKRLEERGWRVGTARGFLGLSAEEEALIELKLQLAASLRRRRLRRRLTQTDLAKILKSSQSRVAKMEAGDPSVSVDLLVRSLIALGASPRELARAIS